In Nycticebus coucang isolate mNycCou1 chromosome 5, mNycCou1.pri, whole genome shotgun sequence, the DNA window TGAAttggaatttttttgtattttattctcattGGATTCCACAAATGATTAAACATTTATTAGCTGATTTTTCCACGAGGAGCCCTCACTTGAGAAGAGAAAATGTCTAGGTGTTACTTGCACATAAGAAGCTTATAAGGAACAAATGGAGGCATAGTTTGAATGTAAAACTAAAAGGCTTTACTTCTATCTTTTTAATCTGAATCTTTTCAATTTGTTCCCTATACCTTCAAGAAATATTTGCTGGATGCCGTGATGTGCCATGTAGATCCCTGAGAGGGTGTTCTAAGCAGAGTGGGGACAAGTACAGATGAGGACACAGTCCTGGCACACTGGACAGCAGAGAAGCCCAGACAGCCAGAGCACTGCGAGCTGGGCAGGGACGCAGCAagagctgaggccagagaggtcGCTAAGGACAGGACCTCGCAGGGCCTCACGGCCCACACAAGGACGTAAGAATCGAGATGGCAGAGTTTTGATCCAAGGTGTGATGTTGCCGGAGCTGCATTTCAACTCGATCATTCTAGATGCTCTACTGGGGGTAAAGTGAAGGGGCGCTAAGGGTGGAGCAGGAAGACTAACTAGGAGACAACTGCTGTAAGTCAGGTGGCAGGTGACGGTGGCCACCAGGGCAGAAGCAGGTAGTGCGGGGTCTGAATGTATCTTGAAACTAGAGTCAAAGTTTCACAGACAGATTAAAGGTATGAAGCTAAAAAGTCAAGAGGGATTCCAAGATCACCAAGAGACTGAATGTaactcaacaaaaagaaatagaaaacttcacAAGTAATCcctgtgtgttttcattttctgcgGCTGCTCTAATATagcaccacagactgggtggctcagACACAAAAAGGTATTGTCTCACAGTTTTAGAAGCTAAAAGTTTGGGATCGTGATGTCCACAGATGGGGCTGGTTTCCTCTGAGAGCTGTGAGGAAGCATCTTAACCGCGGTTCTCCCTGGCTTCGTGTTTCTCCCCTGGCTTCAGGTGTTTTCTGGAAGTCTTTGGAGGGTACAGTCATGTCTCTGCCTAGATCTCTCAccacattctgtgtgtgtgtggtgtgtgtctctgcatgtgtgtgtgtggtgtgtgtatgtgtggtgtgtgcatgtggggtctgtgtgatgtgtgtgtgtatgtgtgaggtttgagtgtggggtgtgggtgtgtgcgtgtatgtgtggtgtgtgcatgtggggtctgtgtgatgtgtgtgtgtatgtgtgaggtgtgagtgtggggtgtgggtgtgtgcatgtatgtgttgTGTGTACACATGGGgtctgtgtgatgtgtgtgtgtttactaaTTCTACCCATCACACTATGCTAATAACTTcatttaaaattgattttctctataaaaaccaaccctatctccaaataagtTTACCTTCTGAGAGAGTGGCATTAAGGAATTCCACATACAAATATTAGGATATACCATTCAAGCCATAATACTGGGGTAATCCAACATTAAAAGGTCAGAGTTCTGAGGAACAAAATGGGTAAAGGAGACCAGTAGAGAAGGAAGTGAAGTAGGAGGAAAGCAAGGGTGTGTTATCCGGGGGAAGTGGAGCAGGTCTCTCAGGAAAAAGCATAATCAACAGAGGTAAATGCTACGACACTGTAAAGCCAGATCCGTTTACTGATTTACTCAAGAAGTATTCATAATAAACTACTATGTACCCAGCACTCTGTCAGATTCCAGTgctacagcagtgaacaaaacagacaaaaattcctGCCTTCATGGAGGTTATAGGCTAGTAAGGGAAACAGGTGATTAAAATTAGTTAGGTAAAATGTATACTGTATTAGCAAGTTAAGTGctgaatagaaaaattaatacatagaAAGAAGATATGAAGCGTTTAAAAGGAAGGTTGAAATTTCAGGAGAGGTTCCAAGAAAAGGATTCACAAGGTCACAAAGTGAATATTGAGAAAAATCTCTGAAAGAAGTGAGGAAAACTGCATCAAGTCTCTAGGAGAAGATCATTCTAGATGGAGGGAATATCGGATGGAAAAGGCATTGCACTGGGCATACCTGACATTTtgaagagcagagaggaggccAATTTGCCTTAAGTAGATAGAATGACTATGAGAAAATGTAGGTGATAAAATCAGAGAGGTTATGGAGAATCCAGTCTCATAGGGCATCACAGGTCATAGTAAAACTCTGGCTTTTACTTTGAATGATGTGGTAAGCCATTAAAATAACTGTTACCAATGACCTTCACAAGAACAGCACTGGTGGAATGGGGTGGGTGGAAGCTGGTTAGGAAAGGGCGAAAGAAAACAGGGAGAGAAGTGTCTATGCTGTGAACATGGACAAGTGAAGCATCTACGctgtgaatatggacaagtgaAGCGTCTATGctgtgaatatggacaagtgaAGCGTCTGTGctgtgaatatggacaagtgaagcatctgtgctgtgaatatggacaagtgaAGCATCTGTGCTGTGAGTATGGACAAGTGAAGCATCTGTGCTGTGAGTATGGACAAGTGAAGCATCTATGctgtgaatatggacaagtgGAGTGTCTACGCTGTGAATATAGACAACTGAAGCATCTACACTGTGAATATGGATAAGTGAAGCATCTACActgtgaatatggacaagtgaAGTGTCTGTGCTGTGAATTTGGACAAGTGAAGCATCTGTGCTGTGAATATGGACAAATGAAGCGTCTGTGCTGTCAGTATGGACAAGTGAAGCGTCTACGCTGTGAGTATGGACAAGTGAAGCATCTACActgtgaatatggacaagtgaAGTGTCTATGCTTTGAATATGGACAAGTGAAGGGTCTATGCTGTGAAAATGGACAAGTGAAGCATCTACActgtgaatatggacaagtgaAGGGTCTGTGCTGTGAACATGGCCAAGTGAGGCGTCTAGGCTGTGAATATAAACAAGTGAAGCATCTGTGctgtgaatatggacaagtgaAGCGTCTGTGctgtgaatatggacaagtgaAGCATCTACGctgtgaatatggacaagtgaAGTGTCTATGctgtgaatatggacaagtgaAACATTTACACTGTGAATATGGACAAGTAGAGCGTCTGTGctgtgaatatggacaagtgaAACATCTACACTATGAATATGGACAAGTGAAGTGTCTGCTTTGAATATGGACAAGTGAAGCTTCTATGATGTGAATATGGACAAGGGAAGCATCTACTATGTGAATATGAACAAGTGAAGTGTCTATGctgtgaatatggacaagtgaAGCATCTACActgtgaatatggacaagtgaAGAGTCTGTGAtgtgaatatggacaagtgaAGCGTCTACTctgtgaatatggacaagtgaagcatctgtgctgtgaatatggacaagtgaAGCATCTATACCGTGATATGGACAAGTGACACGTGTGCGctgtgaatatggacaagtgaTGCATCTACTCTGTGATATGGACATGTGACACATCTGTGCTGTGAATATGGACAGGTGAAGAGTCTGTGATGTGAATCATGGACAAGTGAAGTGTCTACACTGTCTATGGACAAGTGAAGCGTCTGTGctgtgaatatggacaagtgaAGCATCTATACTGTGATATGGACAAGTGAAACGTCTGTGctgtgaatatggacaagtgaTGCATCTACTCTGTGATATGGACAAGTGACACATCTGTGctgtgaatatggacaagtgaAGCGTCTCTACTATATATATGGACAGGTGAAGCGTCTGTGctgtgaatatggacaagtgaAGCATCTACActgtgaatatggacaagtgaAGTGTCTGTGATGGGAATATGGACAAGTGAAGGGTCTACACTGTGAATGTGGATAAGTGAAGTATCTACACTGTGAATATGGACAAGTAAAGTGTCTGTGctgtgaatatggacaagtgaAGCGTCTGTGctgtgaatatggacaagtgaAGCCCCTACActgtgaatatggacaagtgTTTGTGGTGTTTTGCTGTGGGAAGTGCAAAAGGGAGGGGGTCACCTCATGAGGAAAATTGGGGTTGAGTGATTTATATTTATGTGGGAGAAATATCAAAATCATATGGAAGGGAAAGATCTGAGAAAGGAAAATTGGTGATTTTCTTGAGAAGAAAGGGATACCCCAGTAGGTATCCTCTGCCTGGCATATGGCTGTCTCCCTCTCAGTAACAGACAGTGTTGGGGGTCACAGGCTGGTGATGGACAGATGAAGGGTGGAGCATACAAATGCCTCTTTCAATTATATCCATTTTTCAGGGAAATAGCTGAGGGTAAAGGCAAGTGAGATGATGTgaggaaagtaaaaaaacaaaatgttttttgagaaattttgttAGATAAGTAGGAAGttaagtaactaagaaaatatatttctcatgGGAAGAATGCAATGATGAATGAGGTGATTTAGAAAAATGTGGTGAATTAAGCAGTctatgatgatttttaaaagtgtatgtaaggagtagggtgccatccccatatactggaggtggcggatcTAGAATCCAGACTAGATTGGTGAAGacgaaaaataataataataagcatgaTGTGTAAGTCAAGCATTCATTCCTTTAGGCCAAGTTGACAGCAAACCACTGAAATACAATGTTCCTTGGGACTTCACTGTAATCCCAGGGAGAAAAGAAGTATCAAAA includes these proteins:
- the LOC128585593 gene encoding LOW QUALITY PROTEIN: involucrin-like (The sequence of the model RefSeq protein was modified relative to this genomic sequence to represent the inferred CDS: substituted 1 base at 1 genomic stop codon), with protein sequence MKRLCCQYGQVKRLRCEYGQVKHLHCEYGQVKCLCFEYGQVKGLCCENGQVKHLHCEYGQVKGLCCEHGQVRRLGCEYKQVKHLCCEYGQVKRLCCEYGQVKHLRCEYGQVKCLCCEYGQVKHLHCEYGQVERKHLLCEYEQVKCLCCEYGQVKHLHCEYGQVKSLXCEYGQVKRLLCEYGQVKHLCCEYGQVKHLYRDMDK